A genomic segment from Streptomyces sp. NBC_00459 encodes:
- a CDS encoding response regulator transcription factor — MTTDPPGPAEPLRVLIADDHAVVRAGLRALLEGEPGIEVIAEAGSGEEAVALIARMLPDVALMDLRFGSPGGGIDGIEAIRRLAAEAPGVAVVMLTSYAGRADVVRALEAGARGYVLKAGAPEELFRAVRGAAAGALGLAPEIVGELVGQVVSPEQELSGREVEVVRLMAEGLSNRAIAGALFLSEATVKTHLVRVYRKLRVDNRAAAVSEAVRRGVLELT; from the coding sequence ATGACCACGGACCCGCCAGGCCCGGCCGAGCCGCTGCGTGTCCTGATCGCGGACGACCACGCCGTCGTACGGGCCGGTCTGCGCGCGCTGCTGGAGGGTGAACCCGGTATCGAGGTGATCGCCGAGGCCGGCAGCGGTGAGGAGGCTGTCGCCCTGATCGCCCGGATGCTGCCCGATGTCGCGCTGATGGACCTCCGCTTCGGGAGTCCTGGGGGCGGGATCGACGGGATCGAGGCGATCCGCCGGCTCGCCGCCGAGGCGCCCGGTGTGGCGGTGGTGATGTTGACCAGCTATGCCGGACGGGCCGACGTGGTGCGGGCGTTGGAGGCGGGAGCCCGGGGCTATGTGCTCAAGGCGGGCGCGCCCGAGGAGTTGTTCCGCGCGGTGCGCGGGGCCGCCGCCGGGGCGCTGGGACTGGCACCGGAGATCGTCGGTGAACTCGTCGGGCAAGTGGTCAGCCCGGAGCAGGAGTTGAGCGGGCGCGAGGTCGAGGTCGTACGGCTGATGGCCGAGGGGCTCAGCAACCGGGCCATCGCCGGGGCGCTGTTCCTCAGTGAGGCGACCGTCAAGACGCATCTCGTGCGTGTCTACCGCAAGCTCAGGGTCGACAACAGGGCGGCGGCGGTCTCGGAGGCCGTGCGCCGGGGCGTACTCGAACTGACCTGA
- a CDS encoding DUF2235 domain-containing protein, with product MAKNLVICLDGTGNQLRAKGNTNVVRLYEMLDLSDPARQIAYYDPGVGTFSAAGAWTPVGRRLSKLFGLALGSGIRVNLAEAYTYLMRHYEPGDHIYVFGFSRGAYTARALTGMLKAIGLLRPGLENLVPYAVSVYARNKTFTADDWAQLHRFAGTFSIEVEARTGIPVEYLGIWDSVKAAGILRWNLRWPHTRQVPNALRVRHAVSIDEKRTPYREYLVTSGERPTLPDSVEQVWFAGVHSDVGGTFEDDPRLATIALKWVVDGALAPDGKGLLLKPGAYRHEVTVDLKDALGKVHRMGWVWALLTYRRRRLPPHARVHASVLARVDEFREYGSRIPETAVRADEDWLTARG from the coding sequence ATGGCCAAGAACCTCGTCATCTGTCTGGACGGCACGGGCAACCAGCTCAGGGCGAAGGGCAACACGAACGTCGTGCGGCTCTACGAGATGCTGGACCTCTCCGACCCCGCCCGGCAGATCGCGTACTACGACCCCGGTGTCGGCACGTTCTCCGCGGCGGGCGCCTGGACCCCCGTGGGCCGCCGGCTGTCGAAACTCTTCGGGCTCGCCCTCGGCTCCGGGATCAGGGTCAACCTCGCCGAGGCGTACACGTATCTGATGCGGCACTACGAACCGGGCGACCACATCTACGTGTTCGGCTTCAGCCGGGGCGCGTACACGGCCCGCGCGCTCACCGGCATGCTCAAGGCGATCGGTCTGCTGCGGCCCGGTCTGGAGAACCTCGTCCCGTACGCCGTGTCGGTCTACGCCAGGAACAAGACCTTCACCGCGGACGACTGGGCCCAACTCCACCGTTTCGCTGGCACGTTCAGCATCGAGGTGGAGGCCCGGACCGGTATCCCGGTCGAGTACCTGGGCATCTGGGACTCCGTGAAGGCGGCCGGCATCCTGCGCTGGAACCTGCGCTGGCCGCACACCCGCCAGGTCCCCAATGCCCTCCGGGTCCGGCACGCGGTCTCCATCGACGAGAAACGCACTCCCTACCGCGAGTACCTGGTCACTTCGGGCGAGCGGCCGACGCTGCCGGACAGCGTCGAGCAGGTGTGGTTCGCGGGAGTCCACTCGGACGTCGGCGGCACCTTCGAGGACGACCCTCGTCTCGCCACGATCGCCCTCAAGTGGGTCGTGGACGGCGCCCTGGCCCCGGACGGCAAGGGCCTTCTGCTGAAGCCCGGGGCCTACCGGCACGAAGTGACGGTCGACCTCAAGGACGCGCTGGGCAAGGTGCACAGGATGGGCTGGGTCTGGGCCCTGCTGACCTACCGGCGCCGTCGGCTGCCTCCGCACGCCCGGGTGCACGCGAGCGTCCTCGCCCGCGTCGACGAGTTCCGGGAATACGGATCACGCATCCCGGAGACGGCTGTCCGGGCGGACGAGGACTGGCTCACCGCCAGGGGCTGA